GTTTTTACCTTTTAGTATTTGGATACTAAGGGGGTTTTTTGCAGCAATTCCGGTAGAACTTGAAGAGGCAGCAACAATCGACGGGTGCTCAAATATCGGAGTTTTCCTTCGAATTACTTTGCCATTGGCAATACCTGGAATAATTGCTACTGGTATTTTTATATTAATACAGGCTTGGGATGAGCTGATGTTTGCATGGATGTTAACGAGTGACGCAACTCAGACGCTTCCGGTCGGCATAAGGTTGTTTGTTGGGAATTTCCAGAATCGTTTTGATCTGATGATGGCAGCTGCGACAGTGGCTACAATACCTGTACTTATACTGTTTTTTGTTTTGCAGAAGCATATCGTCAGAGGGCTTACCGCTGGAGCTGTTAAAGGGTAATAGTTAAGCTTGGATTTTTTTTCATCTTTGATATTTTGTAATACAAGCTTAGTGGGATTGGAAAATACTCTATAGGTTTTGAAGGATAAACATTGAATGAAAAAATTAAGTATAATTAATGGTAGTATATTAATTATTCTTATTATTATAGCAACAAGTACGTACTTTGTTATTTCCAAAAAAAAACAAGAACAATTTTACGCCTTAATGCAATATAAAAAAGTTGCCCAAAAAGTCGTCCACGATAGCTGGAATCACTACAAAAATAACGAGAACTTTAAAGGAGATTGGTGGGCTGGCAGATTCGTGCACCCAAAGATGATCCTGGACAATGGTTGTCCTCTTGCATTTCCTGATGGTTCCGATGTCGATATGGATGGACTCTCGGATATTGATTGGGGCAATCCAACCAAACCTTATGAGTATACGGTTGTTTCCGAAGGAGCTTCGTATGTCATGCTCAGAGCTGTTTGGATGAGAGATAAACAAACTTTTGATAAAGTCTGGAAGTGGACTCATGATAATCTACAGAGGGCGAATGTTAAATACATTTATTATTGGAAAGATGTAAATAATCCCGAGAATGCTTGGAAGACTCCTGAGGAATTGAATCTTGACCGAGATAACTTGTTTTCTTGGAGATGGTTACCTACTATAGCCACTCGGGATGGGAAATCCCAGGATGGAGTTATTTATTATAAATGGCAGCCGCCTACTAAAGAACATAATCCGAATGATCCATGGCGAGATGGTTGGGATAATGCGACTGATGCTGATGCGGATATTGCATTAGCGCTAGTGTTTGCTGACAGTTTGTGGGGAAGTGCCGAGAAGGATTCTTATAATAATTACTCTGAACATGCGCGGGGAATTTTGAATGATTTATGGGATAAATGTACCGTTATAGGTGGAGGAGTCCGTTATATAGATGGAGGAAATAATGTAAAAAGTTTGGAGCCTGGTTATCTTTCTCCTTTCAGCTATAGAATATTTGATGATTTCGATCCAAAACATGATTGGATGCAGCTTGTAGATTCTTCCTATAGAATATTTAGAGATTCCCCTCGATTCCCTATGAATCCTATTGCGGATAAATTAGGAAAAATGCATCTGAATGATCCAAGAACAAAAAAACCTGCCCCAAATCTGATACCGGATTGGATAAATGTTGAGCAGGATGGTAGTCTTGCTGATGGTTCTCCACGAAATGAACCGGAATTTGGGACTGATAGCTTCAGAGCTTTATGGCGAATATCAGTAGATTATTTATGGAATAAGCCTGATCAGGCAAAAGAAGTGCTCTTCGCCTCAGGCCAGTCCAGCCCGATAAAATTCTTTAAATGGAGAATGAAGAATCCTCCCAAAGATATACCAGATCAAAAATATGATCTGAACGGTAAATTGAGTTCAGTCTTCTGGCATAACGGTGATGTGCCCTGGTTTGAACCTAATTATGAGCCTCCTGCCGATATACCGAATCGTAAGGATCGAAGCAATTGTTTCAGAGCCAATTGCGCTAATTATGGGGTATATCTGTCATATTTATATGCGGCTGAAGAGTTCGATTTTGCCAAGCAATTTTTGATGCCGCTAATCAATGAAGAACAAGATGGGTTTTCGAAGAGGCAATATATTATACCGGAAGACCAGCTTAAACAGGAGACTCCTGAACATCTTGCAATGAATACTCCTCTCGAAAAACGGGATTCAACTCATGACAACGGAATTCCTTACTCAAATGAACGGGGCGATGGCTGGTGGATAAAGAGCCAGTGGGGTGGATATTGGACTCAATGGGACCATAGTGACTGGAATAGCCAGAATGAGTACTTTAATAACATGTGGACATGGTTTGGTTTAGCTACCTATGCAGGTGTTGTTCAGAATCTCTATAAAGATCAGCAAAGAGAACCGAAAACCATTCAATCCATAAAAGTATATGAGGATGAAGCTTTAACAAAAGAACAAAAAGGACCTATTAATAGCGAATTTGTTTATGTGGTTGTTAAGGGCAAAGATGCGAATCGACGGCACCAAGACTATGTCAAGGTCAAAATATCAGCTAATGATCCGATTAAAGAGAATTATCCAATTACTCTTAAACTTACCGAAACTGCGAGAAATACCGGAGTTTTTGTTGCTAAACTAAGAGTTGGGATGGAGAGTAACAAAGCACTTGACCAGATTGGCGCTTCTCGTGGAAGCGATATTGATATTATTGTTGAAGGTAGCAAAAAGCACCAAATAAAAAGAACCGTCGGTGATTTATATATCTCTATGACACTGGAAGATTATTCTAATGGATCAATAGATGATGCTAATCCGACATCGTGGTGGACAGATTCTTATTTTCCAAGTTGTCCGAGCGATATATCTAATGAATCTAAAAAGTTTGGATATTATATTTGGGTTGATGCCTCTGACACGTGGCATATTGTCATGAAAACAACAACTAACAATATGCATACGTTTCAAGGTCAGATTTATTCCGATGGAGATTTCACCGATGTTAAAAATATTAATCTTGAAAAAGGGGATAGTGTTATAGGTCAGGGCAAGTCCATATCATTTTCTTGTATTGATAAAAGTGGAATGGATAGTTTCAGCTTTAAATGTAAAGGAAGCTACATAAAATTAGATGTAAAATTGGATGGATTATATGAGCCTAAGAGTGTATTTGTAGGCGCCCCCTTAAGCGCAGCATATGGTATGCCGTTTGTTTTAAAAACGAAAGGTGAGACCGGGACCTATTTACTTACCCCGACAAAGGAAAAGCTCGGATCAAGTAAATATAGCATGAAAGTTGAGAAGAAATACTCAGGAAAAGACTATCCATATTTTGGAATGGTGCTTTTTGATAAAGAAGCTAAAGACTGGTCTGGCAAGGATGAGTTTTCCATTTCTCTTTATTTAAAAGAAGATGTAGGCAATATCAGAGTTGACATCCAGGATTCAGCAGGAAATATCGCAATTTTAAATGGTTATAATCCTTGGGACCCAAATAAGGGCGAAGGCTGGTATGTTTGGCGTTCAAATACACTCAAAGGTACAGAAGTTAACCGAGATAATGTTGAACCAAGGGCAATAAAAGATAGAAAGTTTTGGAAGGGATGGAGTTTCGATCAGAATAAGACGGTAGAGGTGTCGAATAAGCTTAATTTACATGATATTGTTAATGTGCAAGTTTGTGTTGGACCTGCAGAAAACAAAGATTGTACTCTTTACATTGATAAGGTTTACCTGGAAACAAGTAATTATTATAAAGGAAAAAGTGATCCGAAAAATATTAAATATTTAGCGCTTTATAAGGATAAAGAGTTTCATATTCCTTTTTCTAAAGGTGAGACAATTAAACAAAATAGAGTTTATGTTGAATTAATAGGCAGAGATGGTAGTCCCTATACGGCAGACACTATATTAG
The DNA window shown above is from Candidatus Margulisiibacteriota bacterium and carries:
- a CDS encoding carbohydrate ABC transporter permease, encoding MFSSGWRNYVDMWPNVDFWKYLKNSVVICGFTMIIAMILATMTAYALVRFKFPGVKLFSNSILVTQMIPAILYLIPMYMLFNIIKDTTAGMEFFKALFGPGFNGIMIKGSYLGLIFIYSAWFLPFSIWILRGFFAAIPVELEEAATIDGCSNIGVFLRITLPLAIPGIIATGIFILIQAWDELMFAWMLTSDATQTLPVGIRLFVGNFQNRFDLMMAAATVATIPVLILFFVLQKHIVRGLTAGAVKG